The window CACGGGGGGCAGCACGGCCCCGCGCAATACGCCGAAGAGGGCTTCTCCGTCATAGGACCACTCCGAGTGAGTCGCCTTGTCCAGCAGCTTGTCGTTTTGGATGAAGAAATCGACGGTCCGTTCCGCGGCAATGCGTTCGTAGACCCTGACGGTTGCCAGCTTTCTGTCCCACACGGCCACCATGGGGGTCACACCCAGCGAAAAGTTCACGGCTCCTTCGCGGCGCACCACCGAGTGGGGCAGGGCGTAGTAGAGGCCGTCCTGTTCAAGGGCCGCAATGCGCTCCTTGGGGGGCAGGCGATTATCCCTGTTCAGTACGGGGTAGGTGATCTGCTGGGTATTGTAGTAGGAGTCCCTGCTGGAATATGAGCCGTATGGATCGCTGCCGTAGCGTCTGTTGAAGCCTGTGGCGCGTGAAAGCACCATGGCATCGGGGTAGGCTCGGGCGGCGCGTTCCCATGTGGTCCAGATGAGGGGGAAGCGGTCCAGTTTGGTGCCCAGCATGGGGCCCTCTATGGCGATGCCGAGCAGTTGCGGCCACAGGCTGCCGGTGGCTCTGTCGAACAGTACC is drawn from Desulfovibrio mangrovi and contains these coding sequences:
- a CDS encoding DUF3179 domain-containing protein; this translates as MLSLSPAASHAEAPDPAALRRMADQLVDTGVKPDQIPSLTKPAYLPVADAALSMDDEDQVFVARFPGAIRIYPQRIMVYHEVVNEEIDGVRVSITYSPLSGGLVGYHARAGRFDTSFGVSGSLLNANTVLFDRATGSLWPQLLGIAIEGPMLGTKLDRFPLIWTTWERAARAYPDAMVLSRATGFNRRYGSDPYGSYSSRDSYYNTQQITYPVLNRDNRLPPKERIAALEQDGLYYALPHSVVRREGAVNFSLGVTPMVAVWDRKLATVRVYERIAAERTVDFFIQNDKLLDKATHSEWSYDGEALFGVLRGAVLPPVASMDCMWFAWVGFFPNAEIIPRQ